From the Musa acuminata AAA Group cultivar baxijiao chromosome BXJ1-2, Cavendish_Baxijiao_AAA, whole genome shotgun sequence genome, one window contains:
- the LOC135605057 gene encoding protein ETHYLENE-INSENSITIVE 3-like 1a: MGGLLVEDMVYPGGPNYVQNFTSSDDRKDHYGGFYQHQMGECMMGVGDLVDLPPEKIAEAADEESDEDIDIEELERRMWRDRMRLKRLKEQHQNKNKEQGDASKQYQSLEQARRKKMSRAQDGILKYMLKMMEVCNAQGFVYGIIPEKGKPVSGASDNLRGWWKEKVRFDRNGPVAIAKYQADNVIPGCSSDFSSGTASPHSLHELQDTTLGSLLSALMQHCDPPQRRFPLEKGIPPPWWPTGREEWWPQLAIPSEQGLPPYKKPHDLKKAWKVSVLTAVIKHMSPDIEKIRRLVRQSKCLQDKMTAKESATWLAVVKQEEDMFMKLHPDACLPPSSGGGVMGDFSFNSNSSEYNVEGVDESKSEDVDYKLDADSNAFNFGACYGNGKFIRSPMKEETDMEIIQKRTAAESELVINQRVYTCDNVVCPHNDICHGFPDRNARNSHQYFCKYQKTHPSGIGMTNNSFHVTKNKPSIMPLPLNSQPNPVNISDLGIPSDGQKSIDVLMNFYDNNINGGKNMDLGGVTMLEEVGDLFEEVTSFVEQAQYRQESIVPFEQEFNNQPLEVSGDFSIGSGFSMPVMNSSDAMHGRIEHSLQNQDGFNWFY; this comes from the coding sequence ATGGGGGGGCTATTAGTTGAAGACATGGTGTATCCTGGTGGCCCAAATTACGTGCAAAATTTCACCTCCAGTGATGACAGGAAAGACCATTATGGTGGCTTCTATCAGCATCAGATGGGTGAATGCATGATGGGAGTGGGAGATCTGGTTGACCTGCCACCAGAAAAAATTGCTGAGGCTGCTGATGAAGAGAGCGATGAGGATATTGACATAGAAGAACTTGAACGACGTATGTGGAGGGACCGGATGCGACTGAAGCGCTTAAAGGAACAGCATCAGAACAAAAACAAGGAGCAGGGTGATGCGTCTAAGCAATATCAATCCCTCGAACAGGCCCGCCGGAAGAAGATGTCTCGGGCACAGGACGGAATTCTCAAGTACATGCTGAAAATGATGGAGGTCTGCAATGCTCAGGGCTTTGTCTATGGTATAATTCCAGAGAAAGGCAAACCTGTCAGTGGTGCTTCTGATAATCTCAGGGGTTGGTGGAAAGAAAAGGTCAGGTTTGATCGTAATGGACCTGTTGCTATAGCCAAGTACCAGGCTGATAATGTGATCCCTGGTTGTAGCAGTGATTTCAGCTCTGGAACTGCAAGTCCTCATTCATTGCACGAACTTCAGGACACAACATTGGGTTCCCTCCTGTCAGCTCTTATGCAGCACTGTGATCCACCACAGCGGCGGTTTCCCCTTGAGAAAGGAATCCCACCACCATGGTGGCCTACTGGGAGAGAGGAGTGGTGGCCTCAGCTAGCCATTCCAAGCGAACAAGGTCTGCCTCCATACAAGAAGCCACACGATCTGAAGAAGGCTTGGAAGGTCAGCGTCTTGACAGCTGTAATCAAGCATATGTCTCCTGACATTGAGAAGATCCGCAGGCTTGTTAGGCAGTCCAAATGCCTTCAAGACAAGATGACTGCCAAGGAGAGCGCAACTTGGCTTGCTGTTGTTAAGCAGGAAGAGGACATGTTCATGAAGCTGCATCCAGATGCATGCCTACCCCCATCCTCCGGGGGTGGTGTCATGGGAGACTTCTCCTTCAACAGCAACAGCAGCGAGTACAATGTTGAAGGTGTTGATGAAAGCAAAAGTGAGGATGTGGATTATAAGCTGGATGCTGACAGCAATGCTTTTAACTTTGGAGCTTGTTATGGGAATGGGAAATTCATTAGATCTCCAATGAAGGAAGAGACTGACATGGAAATCATTCAGAAGAGAACTGCTGCGGAGTCTGAACTGGTGATAAACCAGCGGGTCTATACCTGTGATAATGTGGTATGCCCACACAATGATATCTGTCATGGATTTCCTGATAGGAATGCGAGAAACAGTCACCAATACTTCTGTAAGTATCAGAAAACTCATCCTTCAGGTATTGGGATGACGAACAACAGCTTCCACGTGACCAAGAACAAGCCTTCAATTATGCCTTTGCCATTGAATAGTCAGCCAAATCCAGTTAATATCTCTGACTTGGGTATTCCTTCTGATGGgcaaaaatcaattgatgtgcTAATGAACTTCTATGATAACAATATAAATGGTGGCAAGAACATGGACTTGGGAGGTGTGACCATGTTGGAAGAAGTTGGTGATCTCTTTGAAGAAGTTACCAGCTTCGTGGAGCAAGCACAGTACAGGCAGGAGAGCATAGTGCCATTTGAGCAAGAATTTAATAACCAGCCTCTCGAGGTGAGTGGGGACTTCAGTATAGGGTCTGGCTTTAGCATGCCTGTAATGAATTCCTCAGATGCTATGCATGGGAGGATTGAGCATTCTTTGCAGAACCAAGATGGATTCAATTGGTTCTACTGA